Proteins found in one Ictalurus punctatus breed USDA103 unplaced genomic scaffold, Coco_2.0 Super-Scaffold_100074, whole genome shotgun sequence genomic segment:
- the LOC128630946 gene encoding kelch-like protein 10, producing MSKQEEEKGMDRKVDGMSCNIINELRLEKQLCDAVIVVDGAEFHVHKIILCGCSPYFMALFTNGGYPPDKIRYSIPNVSAEIMELIVEYAYIRRVNITEKNVCKLLIAADYLLVNSLLNDCCTFLKAKLCPENCVNICRLAHSYFCEKLKQHAFRFILHNFEEMVRLSEEFLDLTVEQLSEIIEKDELNVKQESVVFEAILQWIKHAPWKRKAHIGVLLPKVRLGLLTHDYLMNNVSNNVLVMDDMTCKLIVTSVLMGIDDLNPSLPLSSDLQRLRLPSAVLLAIGGYGHKNLNTIEVYDTRAARWVNVTCTDESPRAYHGTVYLNGFVYCIGGFDSVDFLNSVRRFDPITRTWAQVTPMHSCRCDVSVCVLDSRIYAMGGFDGIRQMKTVERYEPENDRWCMIAPMHEPRGDSSATVLNGKVYICGGFDGNESLFTGEYYSPQTGEWTLITPMMIRRRGLGVVAYGGWVYAVGGNDGVNHLSNVEVYNPQTNVWTQGPAMNNKRSNFGIEVLDDLLFVAGGHNGTTIMDEVECYDKQTSEWHAIENMGISRHALSCCVLSGLPNMAEYAATSHLLSMSETYK from the coding sequence ATGAGTaaacaggaagaagagaagggaaTGGACAGGAAGGTAGACGGGATGTCCTGCAACATCATCAATGAGCTGCGGTTAGAGAAGCAGCTCTGTGACGCAGTCATCGTGGTGGACGGCGCCGAATTCCACGTGCACAAGATCATCCTGTGCGGCTGCAGCCCATACTTCATGGCTCTCTTCACCAACGGCGGGTATCCTCCTGATAAGATCAGGTACAGCATCCCTAACGTTTCCGCAGAGATAATGGAGCTGATCGTGGAGTACGCGTATATAAGACGTGTTAACATCACGGAGAAAAACGTGTGTAAGCTGCTGATCGCTGCTGATTATCTGTTGGTGAACAGCCTGCTGAACGACTGCTGCACGTTCCTGAAGGCTAAGCTGTGTCCCGAGAACTGCGTTAACATCTGTCGTTTAGCTCACTCCTACTTCTGCGAGAAGTTGAAGCAGCACGCCTTCCGGTTTATCTTGCACAACTTTGAGGAGATGGTGCGCCTCTCTGAGGAGTTCCTGGACCTGACGGTCGAGCAGCTAAGCGAGATCATCGAGAAGGATGAACTGAACGTGAAACAGGAGAGCGTGGTGTTTGAAGCCATCTTACAGTGGATCAAACATGCGCCATGGAAACGGAAAGCGCACATAGGAGTGTTACTGCCTAAGGTGCGTCTGGGGCTATTGACACACGATTACCTTATGAACAATGTGAGCAACAACGTTTTAGTGATGGACGACATGACATGTAAGCTGATCGTCACTAGCGTTCTGATGGGCATCGATGACCTCAACCCGAGCCTTCCTCTCAGCTCTGACCTCCAGAGACTCCGCCTGCCCAGCGCCGTTCTGCTGGCCATCGGTGGCTATGGCCACAAGAATCTCAATACCATAGAAGTGTATGATACGCGAGCAGCGCGCTGGGTCAACGTCACATGCACCGACGAGAGTCCACGAGCCTATCACGGGACGGTGTATCTGAACGGCTTCGTGTACTGCATCGGAGGATTCGACAGTGTGGATTTCCTCAACAGTGTGAGAAGGTTTGACCCCATCACCAGAACCTGGGCTCAGGTGACCCCCATGCACTCTTGCCGGTGtgacgtgagtgtgtgtgtgctggacagTCGTATCTATGCGATGGGAGGATTTGATGGCATCAGACAGATGAAGACGGTGGAGCGATATGAACCTGAGAATGATCGGTGGTGCATGATCGCGCCGATGCACGAACCAAGGGGCGACTCTAGCGCTACAGTACTGAATGGCAAAGTGTACATATGCGGAGGGTTTGACGGGAACGAGTCTTTGTTCACGGGGGAGTATTACAGTCCTCAGACAGGAGAGTGGACCCTCATCACCCCCATGATGATCAGAAGGCGTGGACTGGGCGTGGTTGCGTACGGAGGATGGGTTTACGCTGTCGGGGGAAATGATGGTGTTAATCACCTAAGCaatgtagaggtgtataatCCTCAGACCAACGTGTGGACACAAGGTCCAGCCATGAACAACAAGCGCAGCAACTTCGGCATTGAGGTGCTGGACGATCTCCTGTTCGTTGCTGGAGGACATAACGGCACTACCATCATGGATGAAGTGGAGTGTTATGATAAGCAGACTTCTGAATGGCATGCAATCGAAAACATGGGGATTTCTCGCCATGCTCTGAGCTGCTGTGTGCTGTCTGGTTTACCCAACATGGCAGAGTACGCTGCTACCTCACACCTCCTGTCAATGTCTGAGACGTACAAATAA